The following DNA comes from Hordeum vulgare subsp. vulgare chromosome 3H, MorexV3_pseudomolecules_assembly, whole genome shotgun sequence.
GCGCACATTGTGACGGCGGTGATCGGCTCCGGCGTGCTGGCGCTGGCGTGGAGCGTGGCGCAGCTGGGATGGGTGGCAGGGCCGCTCGCGCTGGTGGGCTTCGCGTGCGTCACCTACTACACCTCCACGCTGCTCGCCAACGCCTACCGCGCGCCCGACCCCGTCACCGGCGCCAGGAACCACACCTACACGGACGCCGTCCGATCATACCTCAGTACGCGACCCAACCCCCTCCCCCGCTGTTCCTCCACGAGCACACCAAAAAATTCTCACCCCAATCAATGCCTGAAACTCAAACTTTTTTCCCCAGGCCCCAGAGAGGTGTTCATGTGCGGGATCGCCCAGTACGGGAACCTGTGGGGCACCATGGTCGGCTACACCATCACCGCGACCATCAGCATGGTGTGAGTATCGTCAAACCAACAACCAAAAAttcagtccacctcctcctcaccaCGAATCAAACTATGACAAAATTATCATTCAGGGGCATGCTGAATCCTGTTCTTTTTCTCTTTGTGCGCTCTGTTTGCGAAGTGCGATCAGGAGGTCGGACTGCGTCCACGAGAACGGCCAGGGCGCGCGCTGCGACGCGCCGGGGACCGTGCTCATGCTGGCCTTCACCGTGGTCCAGGTGGTGCTGTCCCAGTTCCCCGGCCTGGAGCACATCACGTGGCTGTCGATCGTGGCGGCGGTCATGTCGTTCGCCTACTCCTTCATCGGGCTGGCGCTCTCGGTGACGGAGTGGGCGTCGCACGGCCTCCGACCCGACGGGAGGATAGCAGGCGCTACCGCGGCGTCGTCCAGCAAGAAGACTTGGGACGTGCTCCTTGCCCTTGGGAACATTGCCTTTGCTTACACTTTCGCAGAAGTGCTAATTGAGATCCAGGTAGGCATGGATGATGATGGATTCAGATACTCAAACTTCTAGAAATGATATGTTTGCTCAGACTTCAGAACTCTGAACTGATTGACACATCAATACAGGAAGGTTTTTTGTTTCAGAACATTACTCAAGTGGGAATGCTTTTGTCACTAACTTCTGACTTGTTTTGTTTGCAGGATACACTGAAGTCCCCACCATCTGAGCACAAGACCATGAAGAAGGCAGCAATGTATGGAATCGGAGCCACCACCATATTCTACATCTCTGTTGGCTGCGCCGGATACGCGGCATTTGGTTCAGATGCTCCCGGCAACATACTGACGGCCCCCGGGTTAGGGCCATTCTGGCTCGTCGACATCGCCAACATGTGCCTCATCCTCCATCTCATTGGGGCATATCAGGTCAGTACATCTCAAATCAGAAATTCAGGATTGCATTTGCCATAAATTTGTCAAGCTCAAGTGCTTGGAATGAGCCTTGCAGCCCAACTGTTCAACAGCTTGAACTAAATGTTTTCCTCAACACAGGTCTATGCACAGCCCATATTCGCTACAGCAGAGAGGTGGATTGTCTCCAGGTGGCCAGACACAAAGTTCATCAGCAGTGCATACACGGTCAGCATCCCGCTCATGCAACGAGGCTCGGTGACCGTCGCGCCTTACAAGCTCGTCCTACGGACCGTCATAGTTATCGCAACAACTGTGGTGGCAATGATGATACCCTTCTTCAACGCGGTGCTAGGGCTCCTCGGCGCCTTCAGCTTCTGGCCGCTAACCGTGTACTTCCCCATAAGCATGCACATTGCCCAGGGGAAGATCACCAAGGGGCTCAAGTGGTATCTTCTGCAAGGTTTGAGCATGGTCTGCCTGATGATCTCAGTGGCAGTGGGAATAGGCTCTGTGACCGACATCGTCGATAGCCTGAAGATCTCCACCCCTTTCAAAACTGTCAGCTAGAGGATGTACAAGACTTGTAGAATAGCAGTTGAATCTGTAGGCTGAATCTCTGTACCGTATCATTTTTCTCTGATGTCCACGTATCGGGATGTGATATCCGATCAGTTCCGCAAAGATTTGGAGCTAACAGCTTGTCTGGATCGGTTGTAATGACCCATTGGCCTGTTTCTACTACCTCTCTAAATAAACTTGCAAGAATGACTAACATGTAAAATAGGAAGTGCTGTGTTAAAGGACATGCTCCTCTCTGATAAAATCGGGCCCATTCGATCCAAGTAGTCGAAATTAGACTACGCTGCTATGTTTCATCATTATCTAACAGTGCAGTACAATAAGTCATCATCTAACATTTTTACAGAAACTGCAAGCTATATGACTGAATTTATACAGAAACTGCTGCAGATACATGGCCTATGAGGCTACCAGATGCTACTACATCTCCAGGTTATTATTAACAGCCTTCTAGTTACTTGCTTCCAGCTCACTAGTAATACATTCTATGGTCCTAATCGGCTACTTCAGAGTGTTGTTGCTATTCTGAGTGTAAAGGTCCTCATCCTGTTGATAGTGGCATCTTACAAAGAAAGGTAACCTGCTTTTACTTATTATTCTTGTTCTTTGCCCTCCGAATACGGAAGTAGAATCAGTGTCCATAAGCATTTTCACAACTTCTCTCGTCGTCAGTCGCTCAGAAGGGGCTCGAATAATTCAAATAATGGCAGTGCTAAAGACCTTTATTACATCTTCTGATGCATAGTTGCCAAATTTTGATCAAGAACCTCTGCGGTATTTTTGGTCAGAAGAATGGGATCAAACCCAGGACACAGTTTCCAGTTCACCTTCAAACTGGTAGTCTGTCCGGCTACGTCCACTAAGAAACTCCGACGGCACACCACTAGAGCTCACGTCACTCTCTTCGTCCGCCTTGAGAGAATATGGAAGCTCTGCAGTTCAGATATAAGCTGACGTAAGACTTAAAATCTTCAGACTGCTATCTTAAGGTAGTATAATATGCATCTAAACAAGAATAAGCAATACATCACATGTTAAATTTACTACTAATTATACCTGGATAGATCTGCATTAATGACTGATACCAAAAATCTGTAAGAATATTAAGAAGAAACCACAAGACAAACTGCATCTATTAACATATACTGATATCAAGTTACAGATGCTACAGCAATTATACTGATTTAACTGTCAAACTAAATAGTTTGTGCTTCATTTCATTAGACGGCGTTATTTGCCAGGACAGGACAAGACGAATACTGAAGTAGTTGAGTTTGAGTAGCACTGGAAAATTATTTTCTACAGTCCTCACACAGAAGACTAAACGTTAAACCATTACAGCATTATAACTACAAAAAGAGATGTAAAGATAACTCAATGTAAGTGGCAAGATGTCTCAACTTACAGCGAGCTATTTAGCCATGGGTACCGGCAAAGCAGCTGATGTATTGACCCCTCGCGCATGGAAGGACTCGGCAATCCACTTTGAGTCACTGTCATCACCACTCTCGGTGTCTTGCTTTCTGTTGATATCCTCAAGCCTGTCATTTTCATATCTCAGACATGCCAATCCAGATAGGAGAACAACCAAAGAGATCACCATGATCAGCACAGCAAAAAGCCGCCTCCGTGAGAAGCTACGATGGTTGTCAATCCATTGGCAAGAGCGTAAACTGGTGGCAGATTGCCTCCACCTTTCTGGAGTGTCAGGGACACAAAGGTCAGAGTTTTCAGAGAATGCATCATCTTCGGCAATCATCAGGAGCTGTGGGGGGATTGGTCCAGACAAATTGTTGTGAGAGAAATCAACATAGCTTAGCCTCAGTGACTGCAATGCATCAGGGATCTCACCAGAGAACATGTTATAAGATAGATTGAGTGAATTCAGCATCAAAAGGGAGCCAACTGTGTCAGGAATTTGGCCAGACATAGAATTCTCTGCAAGATTAAGGTCAACCAGGCTGTTGCACAAACCAATTTCTGGTGGTATTGACCCTTCCAGTGCATTCTGTTCCAAATGCAGGTATGATAATTGCTTCAGGTTACCTATCTGTGCAGGGATTTGGCCAGAGAATCTGTTGTTGGAAGCAACCAGCTTCTGCAGCTGAGAGAGATTTCCCAGCTCCACTGGAAGTTCACTAGAGAAGTTGTTgttctgaagaagcagctgggttAGGGTGGCTGAAATGCTTATATCAGAAGATATTCCTCCAGTAAATCCATTGTTAGCAACATCAATGATTACAGCATTAGGCAATCCCCACATGCCATGAGGAATGCTCCCACTGAACTGATTTTGACTCACTCTAAACCTCTCTAGTGTCTTGCAAGAAGAGTAAGAGGTGGGGAATTCACCTGAGAAGTTGTTGCTCAAAGCCAGTAAAAACTGCAGTTTGTTGCTTTGACACAGGAACTTCGGAAATTCACCGGTAAAATAATTCTCTGATATGTCAATTGCATTGAGTGgtgagaaccggccaaggttggcaGGGAACTTTCCTGAGAACTGGTTTTCATAAGTTGAAAATGACTCAAGAAACTCCCAGTCCCCCAGTCCAGCAGGAAGCTCACCATAGAAGTTGTTCCTGTATATGTGGAAGACCTTAAGCTTCTTCAGGCTAGCAATTTCCTTGGGCAGTACACCAGTGAGTTGATTCTGAGACACATCAAATTCAGACAACAATGTCAGGTGTGCAAGCTCAGGAGGAATTTCACCAGTCAGGTTGTTTTGGTAGAGCTCAATCTTCCACAGGTTGCGCAAGTTGGATATCGCCTTCGGGAACACACCGGTCATCTGATTGCGTGAGAAGTCCAGAGTCCCAAGTGATTCCAAGTGAAATACTGAAGCTGGTATCTCTCCTCTAAGGTTGCATTGCCCCAAGAATAGCCATGTCAGGTTCTTCAGGAGTCCAATGCTTTCAGGAACACCAGCTTCATCGAAACTGTTCTCTCCTAGGCCTAATTCAGTTAGGCCTGATAACATGCCGATCCACACAGGAAATGCACCAGAAAAACTATTTGTTGATAAGTCAAGAACTTGTAGCTTGAGCAATGATGAAAGATCATGCAATTGGCCTGTCAAGCTGTTCATTGACAAATTAAGAACTTGCAAATTTGTGCAGTTAGTCAGTGCAGCAGGGATAATGCCTGAGATGGAATTTGCACTGAGGTCCAATGTACGCAACTGGTGGAGAAGAGAAAATGATGGTGATATTGTGCCTGACAGCGAGGCATTTGAAAGTGATACTCCTGTGACCTCACCAGAAATTTTATTGCACGTTACACCGTGAAATTGGCACGGCGAGTGAGATTCATCCCAGTTGCTCAGGTAATTCTGTGGATCTTCCACACAACTTTTGATGTCAAGGAGTGCATCTCTTTCCAGACGTAAGGATGTGGATATTCCAACATTGGCAAGTAGGAGAATGCACCAGAAATATATCTGAAGAGGTGAGGTTGGCATCCTGTGTACCTGAAAATAAGGGACCCTAAAAATTAGTAATGGATCTGATGAAAATATAAATGCCTAGATATTTCCACAAAACTAGACACTCCTTAAATTCCAGAAACGAATAAAAGCAGTGTGCAGTTGGCTATCACCATAGTGAtctttgaaagaaaaaaaaaattaggacGGTTCATGGAAATTGGAGCGTGAAAAGACTTCAAGACAAATCGTTGTACTGAATAAACGTGGGGACCAAGCTACTAAAGGGATACAGTTCTTTTTAGCCTAGCATCCTACTAGCAAATATCAGTCATCTATTTTCTTGAGAAATATAAATGTACTCTCTGATATACCAAATTCTCTTCTAAGTCTCTAAGCACCACAGACTTATTCGGAAACCTATATGCAGATATTTTCACATTTACATTGGATATACGCacatcttttcttctcttctaagTTTCTAAGCACCGCAGACTTATTCGGAAACCTATATGCAGATATTTTCACATTTACATTGGATATACGCacatcttttcttctcttctaagTTTCTAAGCACCGCAGACTTATTCGGGAACTTATATGCAGATATTTTCACATTTACATTGGACATACACACATCTTTTCTATCCTCTCGGATAACTAGAACCGGATCTTGGATGTGTTAAATGTACTCTCTGAATACCAAATTCTCTTCTAGTAAGTTTCTAAGCACCGCAGACTTATTCAGAAACCTACATGCAGATATTTTAACATTTACATTGGATATACCCAATCTTTTCCCAGCCTCTCGGTCTCGGATAACTAGCTAGAAGCGGATCTTGGATGTGTTCATACTTCATGTCGACACTTGACTCATCCAGCAAGTGGTCGCACACAACGATTCCAAACCCGGAGCAGAACACGGGTCCTTATTACCGTTGTCTCTAGCACGTACGGCCATTTCTCTTTGgtcaaaaaagaaaggaaaaaaaaacatatGGCCATTGCCTAGTATTTCGTCACGCGACGgcgaaatgtgagttctggtcagTGCAGCAGCAGATCGTTGCCGGCCACACAGGATCGAAGGGTGAGGGTGCGCGCTACTGGATGATGATCTGCAACTATATGGGCTCCCCTGAATTATGTTCCACGCCTTCTGCATGCACCATCTTGGCACTTTGCTGAACTATGCTTTGTCCAGTACTGATGAACACCAAAACATCGCTGTCAGAAACATGAACCATGCGTATGGAACGCtgattcctctctctctctctctctctctctctccaatgAACCTAACCACTAGCAGCAATATTGCTCCGCTGTTCTCTTGATCAGAAAAGCTACCCATGCTGATTGCTTCCAGGCATGGATGGCCACTAGTCTCTGATACTTCTCTCTGTTCATTATGTTTCCAAGAGCTGGGCGTTGGCTAGATCATTTTCTTTGTTCTTTTTACTCGTAGTTAGTATGCTTTGTTTGTTTTGCTCCCTTCTTTGTATCACTCTttattactccctctgttcagAAATATATATAAGATGTTCTGcatatttcaatatggactacaaTTATAGACTAAAATAAGTGAACAAGCACTCTAAACTGCCTCTACATACGTCCGAATCAGAAAAAACTTGCTCCATATAACATCTGGCAAaggagaacggagggagtattattaccTAAAGAAAATTACCGTAGAGCAAGTGTTCAGAGTTGGAAAACAATATGCTCACGCGTCAGAGCCAGTGTGCCACGCACGTGAAGTGTGGCACTTACCATATGGGGGAGAGAAAAATGTCCATGTAGCAGTTGGTACCGTAAACTAGTTCCTGTCCTGGTATCGAAGGGAGAAATGTAACTGCGcgcagagaggagaggagaggagatggaAGAAGGGACGCACCAGCTAGAAGAAGGAAGGCAGGGAAGGCAGGATTCCTTGGCCTCGACCGATCTGGCAGACTGGCcaatggaggagagagagagagagagagagagagagagagagagagagcaaccgGCGGGCGAGCTCTGGGGCTAATAAGTAGTGGAGCGAGAGGGACGGAGCAGGAGAGAGCGGCCACGGAGGCAGGAGGCGCGGGCGCCTCTAGCTTTTTGGGGAAATGCTCTCAACTCTCTCTGAAGCCTGCTCCGTCTGATATCCGCCGCTGTATATATAGCGGCCGGTGGCGGCGGTCGGTTCATTGCGTCTCGGGATTCGCACTTGCACCCCCGCCCGTGCGTGGTGGGCGCGACAAGGACGGGTTTTACACTAGACGGGCAGCAGACAAGGCGGGACGGGCCCCGTCCCGTCCAGCCCTCCCACCGGCGCGACGGGGGAGGCAGCCGGAATCTTCTATCCTGTGGTGGATCGCGGGAGGCTAGCTGCGGCGGGGGCGGCATCGGTGGTGGCCTGGTCTGGTCTGGTGGACGCTGCCATCCATCCACTGGGCGAGAATGAAAGCAACGGCCGCGTCGCGCCCGGTCTCCGGCTCGGCCGTGCCCGTACGTGCCGCGCCCCCGTGCCCGCGCGTCGACGGGGGGCGGATCGCGGACGCGCTGAGTCACCGGCACTAGAACGCCGGTGGAGTCGAGAGGAGTAGTGCCGAGCTCAACTGTTGTTCCTCTCCACACCGCCGTGCCTTGGTCTTGGTGCAATGCAAAACGAACGGAGCAGGGCGGTCGATTTTTCTCAACCTTTGAATTGATGAAACGCCCGCTCGGTTTCGGTTTCAACGACGGTAGGTAAGGTAGGTTCATGGACAAGGAGGCGCCAATCATCGAGAGCCTCGGTTGGAGCTAGGGGACAAGGACGCCACCAACAGAAATTCGAGTCAAAGATCTGCTGAACCACCTCACTGCCCTACTGTTTAGAAGCAAATACACAACTAGTAagtactacttcctccgttcctaaatataagtctttctagagattccactagtgaactacatacggatgtatatagacttaCTTTAGtgtgtatattcactcattttgcttcgtatatagacgcttagtgaaatctgttaaaagacttatatttaggaacggagggagtagtatatgtaAAGTTCAGATGCCAACAAACTGCTCGCGCCAAAGCTGCAAGCTCGGACGGTATCTGTAGGGCAGATTCTCTCTGCGGGTCATCCATGTACTACTCATACTATATAGGAGTATATATGTGGTTATCAGATAAGATGCAGATAAAAAAATGCAACCAGCGGCCAACTGGTTTGTGTGGGACTCTGGGTGGTGTCCTGCACGAGGCCAAAGAACACAGTTTTGTATCGGCGTGGCTGATCGGATCGCGACGTGAACCCCGTGAACTGCCTTGCCATGCCTGCCAGGAAGCAGACGATGCACAGGCAGGAAGGCTGACCTGACCTGACTGATTGCAAAATAAATAACACTGCCTTGTTTGTGCATTGTTCTGCTATAATCTACTGTACTACGGAGTACTCTGGATTAGATAATGTAGAGCGTAATAAGTTAAACCGCCATTGCATCAGCTTGTGCTACGTACTGCGACAGCCGACAGCGAAATGATCCCCTGCTTGACTTGTTCCTGTGTCCAACGTTAATTATTGCAAAGCAGTGGACGCCCCGGCCGAAGAACGAACACCGTGCTTTACTTGGGAACGTCTACGTGGGCCTAAGATGGAGAGATACACTCTGGGTCCATTAGGTATTACTAGTAAAAGGGCCCGTACGTTGCATCGGGTGTAAAAAAAATATGCTTAGACAGTTGGAAAAACTATCACtaaaacaacattgcaatcagtcAAACAGCCATATAAAAATAATTttggtttaaaataatttttcagTTTCTAAATCCAATATCATTATCAGAAAACAAACTAATAAGTAAACATGGATATGCTCTTCCTTGATTTTCCACATGGCAAGTTGAAACACTTTTTGTTGTCAAAATCGAAGTACAGTATCAAAAGTATTGGGATAAGATTTCCAATCAAAGTTGACGAATGATTTTGGTTTAAATAGTCAACAAAACAATGCTATTAGATGTGATTGCTGCATGTCTAAGGCTCAATGTTTCCACATTCCATGGTAATTAAAGTAGAATAATTAAAATTTCTATGACAGTTATGAGTACATCAAGGACTAAATGAAACATGTACAGGCCGACCATCATTTTCTTAAGTATTTTCCTCTGCTATTATTTCAAGCTGCATAGGATCCGGCAGCGTCCTGCAGGTGAGCGCCTCCTCTCTATTCCCGGATCCGTACGTGCCGTGCTTTGATTTCCAAAATCTCTTTCCCCCTTCTTCTCTCCATGCTCGCTCCCCTTCCGATTTCGCGGCCGGATTTCACCCCCCACCACCGTCGTCTTCGATTCCCCTCCCCGCCGTCAGATTCTTGGACCTCCATTGTTCTTCTCGGCTCTCCCAAATTTCCGGCTTGGGTCTGAAGGCCTCCGTCCATCCTGGATTCCGCAGGAATCCCCACCTAACGCCCCCCTCCCGCACGCACCAACGAACAGCAGATCCGCTCACACTTGCAACCAATAAACTATTAAAACCAAACTttccccaccgccaccaccaccaccaccatgcgcaagatctcctcctcctccatgtatCTTATCATGTTGACCAACCACAATAATCTTATCCATCCTGCCTGCAAGAAAATTGATCTCCACGGCGAAGGTGCAGGACAAGAATTGTGACCCCGTCTTGAAGCTGCATCTATCCAGCACCAGCGCGGTGGCTGCGGGGCATTAAACTGTTATATCTACTCAAGTTAAATGGGACAAGAAACATGTGTAACAGGCATTTCCAAAATAACCAATATAGAGAAGGTATTAATTAATATTGCACAATAAGCttcatgcccgtgcgttgcaacggaaaaaaaacACCCTCTTATATATATTGGACGATATTTGTAAATCCTTTGACAACAAACAACATGATAAATAATGTGTTACATAAAAATGTAATGACTGTATGATTTTTTTAGTGTACTcaatgtgtttttaaaaatatttatggGCACGATTTAAATAAATATGAAGGTCAATATTAATCTACTTGTTTACATAAACCTCGTATCAACAGTTTAGCATACATCATTGTATAATGTTTGGGTATTGTGCACGATGGAAAATACGATGACTATGTACATATTGTAACCTTTAGTATATGGTAGCTAGTAGGAATTAACATCCGCTATAGTGTCAACtctatcttttgtgagagcattaaACTGTTATATCTACTCAAGTTAAATGGGACAAGAAACATGTGTAACAAACATTTCCAAAATAACCAATATAGAGAAGGTATTAATTAATATTGCACAATAAGCTTCATGCCCGTGCGTTACAACGAAAAAAAAACACCCTATATAGAGAAGGTATTAACTAATATTGCACAATAAGCTTTATTGTGGAAAGTAACATGCAAAATAATAGCATATTTGAGATTTTCACTTTTTTATGAGCGATTTTCATATAGAACATGTTAGATTTGAAGTtaggatttaaaagatatgaatgttttaaaagcatttgaatttACACAAAAAATGAAACAATTGGAAAGGAAAAACAGGAAAGTAACATGCAAAATAATAGCATATTTGAAATCT
Coding sequences within:
- the LOC123444741 gene encoding receptor protein-tyrosine kinase CEPR2-like translates to MPTSPLQIYFWCILLLANVGISTSLRLERDALLDIKSCVEDPQNYLSNWDESHSPCQFHGVTCNKISGEVTGVSLSNASLSGTISPSFSLLHQLRTLDLSANSISGIIPAALTNCTNLQVLNLSMNSLTGQLHDLSSLLKLQVLDLSTNSFSGAFPVWIGMLSGLTELGLGENSFDEAGVPESIGLLKNLTWLFLGQCNLRGEIPASVFHLESLGTLDFSRNQMTGVFPKAISNLRNLWKIELYQNNLTGEIPPELAHLTLLSEFDVSQNQLTGVLPKEIASLKKLKVFHIYRNNFYGELPAGLGDWEFLESFSTYENQFSGKFPANLGRFSPLNAIDISENYFTGEFPKFLCQSNKLQFLLALSNNFSGEFPTSYSSCKTLERFRVSQNQFSGSIPHGMWGLPNAVIIDVANNGFTGGISSDISISATLTQLLLQNNNFSSELPVELGNLSQLQKLVASNNRFSGQIPAQIGNLKQLSYLHLEQNALEGSIPPEIGLCNSLVDLNLAENSMSGQIPDTVGSLLMLNSLNLSYNMFSGEIPDALQSLRLSYVDFSHNNLSGPIPPQLLMIAEDDAFSENSDLCVPDTPERWRQSATSLRSCQWIDNHRSFSRRRLFAVLIMVISLVVLLSGLACLRYENDRLEDINRKQDTESGDDSDSKWIAESFHARGVNTSAALPVPMAK
- the LOC123444742 gene encoding amino acid permease 6-like, giving the protein MDKHAAVAAAAAATASGEDVETGEHERKGTVWTATAHIVTAVIGSGVLALAWSVAQLGWVAGPLALVGFACVTYYTSTLLANAYRAPDPVTGARNHTYTDAVRSYLSPREVFMCGIAQYGNLWGTMVGYTITATISMVAIRRSDCVHENGQGARCDAPGTVLMLAFTVVQVVLSQFPGLEHITWLSIVAAVMSFAYSFIGLALSVTEWASHGLRPDGRIAGATAASSSKKTWDVLLALGNIAFAYTFAEVLIEIQDTLKSPPSEHKTMKKAAMYGIGATTIFYISVGCAGYAAFGSDAPGNILTAPGLGPFWLVDIANMCLILHLIGAYQVYAQPIFATAERWIVSRWPDTKFISSAYTVSIPLMQRGSVTVAPYKLVLRTVIVIATTVVAMMIPFFNAVLGLLGAFSFWPLTVYFPISMHIAQGKITKGLKWYLLQGLSMVCLMISVAVGIGSVTDIVDSLKISTPFKTVS